In one window of Mercurialis annua linkage group LG4, ddMerAnnu1.2, whole genome shotgun sequence DNA:
- the LOC126679399 gene encoding peroxisome biogenesis protein 19-2-like isoform X1 yields the protein MADQHDDLDELLDSALDDFQGLNLTPPSQRSGGDGSNESKQQESALSLPKGIQGLGGGGLPDLNSKKKGKQKAAKESHVSDALDQLREQAKEAVNELKSASARKPDDFSSDAMLDDWVKQFEDFSGTQDMQSFVETMMQQLLSKEILHEPMKEIGERYPAWLKENKANLTTEDYERYSRQYELIKILNEVYEKEPNNYTKITDLMQKMQECGQPPNDIVQEFAPEIDFNNIGQMSPEMLESQGNCCIM from the exons ATGGCTGACCAACATGATGATCTAGACGAGCTCCTCGACA GTGCTCTTGATGATTTCCAGGGTCTCAATCTTACTCCTCCATCTCAAAG GAGTGGAGGTGATGGTAGTAATGAGAGCAAACAGCAAGAATCGGCCCTTTCACTGCCGAAGGGGATTCAGGGTTTGGGTGGTGGAGGATTGCCTGACTTAAACAGCAAGAAAAAGGGAAAGCAAAAGGCTGCGAAGGAATCCCATGTTTCGGACGCACTCGATCAACTTAGGGAGCAAGCAAAGGAGGCTGTGAATGAGTTAAAATCGGCTTCCGCTCGGAAGCCGGATGATTTTAGCAGTGATGCAATGTTGGATGATTGGGTTAAGCAGTTTGAGGACTTCTCTGGCACACAG GACATGCAATCTTTTGTAGAGACGATGATGCAACAACTCTTGTCAAAGGAGATTCTTCATGAACCCATGAAGGAAATTGGAGAAAGATACCCTGCATGGCTGAAGGAAAACAAAGCTAATTTGACTACGGAAGACTACGAGCGCTATTCTCGCCAATATGAACTCATAAAGATCCTTAATGAAGTTTATGAGAAAGAACCTAATAATTATACCAAGATTACTGATCTCATGCAGAAAATGCAAGAATGCGGCCAACCACCTAATGATATTGTGCAAGAGTTTGCTCCTGAAATTGATTTCAATAATATTGGCCAAAT
- the LOC126679399 gene encoding peroxisome biogenesis protein 19-2-like isoform X2: MADQHDDLDELLDSALDDFQGLNLTPPSQRSGGDGSNESKQQESALSLPKGIQGLGGGGLPDLNSKKKGKQKAAKESHVSDALDQLREQAKEAVNELKSASARKPDDFSSDAMLDDWVKQFEDFSGTQDMQSFVETMMQQLLSKEILHEPMKEIGERYPAWLKENKANLTTEDYERYSRQYELIKILNEVYEKEPNNYTKITDLMQKMQECGQPPNDIVQEFAPEIDFNNIGQIWMML, encoded by the exons ATGGCTGACCAACATGATGATCTAGACGAGCTCCTCGACA GTGCTCTTGATGATTTCCAGGGTCTCAATCTTACTCCTCCATCTCAAAG GAGTGGAGGTGATGGTAGTAATGAGAGCAAACAGCAAGAATCGGCCCTTTCACTGCCGAAGGGGATTCAGGGTTTGGGTGGTGGAGGATTGCCTGACTTAAACAGCAAGAAAAAGGGAAAGCAAAAGGCTGCGAAGGAATCCCATGTTTCGGACGCACTCGATCAACTTAGGGAGCAAGCAAAGGAGGCTGTGAATGAGTTAAAATCGGCTTCCGCTCGGAAGCCGGATGATTTTAGCAGTGATGCAATGTTGGATGATTGGGTTAAGCAGTTTGAGGACTTCTCTGGCACACAG GACATGCAATCTTTTGTAGAGACGATGATGCAACAACTCTTGTCAAAGGAGATTCTTCATGAACCCATGAAGGAAATTGGAGAAAGATACCCTGCATGGCTGAAGGAAAACAAAGCTAATTTGACTACGGAAGACTACGAGCGCTATTCTCGCCAATATGAACTCATAAAGATCCTTAATGAAGTTTATGAGAAAGAACCTAATAATTATACCAAGATTACTGATCTCATGCAGAAAATGCAAGAATGCGGCCAACCACCTAATGATATTGTGCAAGAGTTTGCTCCTGAAATTGATTTCAATAATATTGGCCAAAT